In Mytilus edulis chromosome 13, xbMytEdul2.2, whole genome shotgun sequence, a single window of DNA contains:
- the LOC139501951 gene encoding uncharacterized protein isoform X1, whose amino-acid sequence MYHIYRVSILVHVIQKIHLYITSPATMFAGLMICMSLVIHIIEAYLASSEAVIQTSTGLHHVEVENHFLKRIKRQQKTTFGSQSSYRANNGLTCLVCPPGFNRKSDCTTNGTIATCEPCKNGYYNNQYNIATSCARCSAYCIDKNAVPENTCNTTADMTCRCKDGYFNHSKGSGEWICIHHSPCKPGTEVHTSGTPEHDTVCTLCENGTFSPNVSLTAKCLPCSTCDGDRKMHKACNEKTNVICTSHDKTPIIYIVAPVVLTLLVVTGIVIAVVCLHRKGKLKLYKTSGKKVDEDCETYDVTDFNKNTIHEKELFCPKVEIESELTNNTKPSVHHSSSGNSDHSGNKWSQLFTEVANKIRLKNSIWVAFMRILFSNVYPNVEEITNKIDEIRIDYQHDGVREQIYRCLVSWKKIAADDACLGDLLQALDANGMDMLSSQLKIKYASLDEEKHITDPENSICLREQD is encoded by the exons ATGTATCATATATATCGTGTTTCAATCCTTGTTCACGTGATACAAAAAATACACCTgtacat cACAAGCCCAGCAACTATGTTTGCCGGATTGATGATATGTATGAGTTTAGTTATCCATATAATTGAAGCATACCTAGCGTCATCTGAGGCGGTTATTCAAACAAGTACAGGATTGCATCATGTGGAAGTAGAAAATCATTTTCTGAAGAGAATTAAACGACAACAGAAAACAACTTTTGGTTCACAATCTTCATACAGAGCTAATAATGGTCTGACATGTCTCGTCTGTCCTCCTGGTTTTAACAGAAAATCTGACTGCACAACAAATGGAACAATAGCAACGTGTGAACCATGTAAGAACGGATATTACAATAACCAGTACAATATAGCAACTAGCTGTGCTCGATGTAGTGCTTACTGTATTGACAAAAATGCTGTACCGGAAAACACGTGTAACACAACAGCTGATATGACATGTCGTTGTAAGGATggatatttcaatcattcaaagGGTAGTGGTGAATGGATATGTATTCATCATAGTCCGTGCAAACCAGGAACGGAAGTACATACTTCAG GAACACCTGAACACGATACAGTATGTACCCTGTGTGAGAACGGAACGTTTTCTCCTAACGTGTCATTAACAGCAAAATGTTTGCCATGCTCGACATGTGATGGTGATCGAAAAATGCATAAAGCCTGTAATGAAAAAACTAACGTCATATGTACTTCACACG ATAAGACGCCAATAATTTACATAGTTGCTCCTGTAGTTTTAACTTTATTAGTGGTAACTGGTATAGTTATAGCTGTGGTGTGTCTTCACAGAAAGGGGAAACTAAAACTTTACAAAACGTCTGG tAAGAAAGTGGATGAAGATTGTGAGACTTATGATGTGACAGACTTCAATAAAAACACGATTCATGAAAAGGAGTTGTTCTGTCCTAAAGTTGAAATCGAAAGCGAACTTACTAATAACACAAAACCATCAGTACACCATAGTTCTTCAG GCAACTCGGACCACAGTGGAAATAAATGGAGCCAGTTATTCACCGAAGTGGCAAATAAGATACGACTCAAGAATTCCATTTGGGTTGCTTTCATGAGAATACTGTTCA gTAACGTATATCCAAATGTAGAAGAAATAACTAATAAAATAGATGAAATTCGTATAGACTATCAACATGACGGTGTCAGAGAACAAATATACCGATGTTTAGTATCCTGGAAGAAAATAGCTGCTGACGATGCTTGCCTTGGGGATCTATTGCAAGCTTTAGATGCTAATGGCATGGACATGTTAAGCAGTCAATTGAAGATAAAATATGCGTCTCTTGATGAGGAAAAACATATAACCGATCCTGAAAATTCAATTTGTCTAAGAGAACAAGACTAA
- the LOC139501951 gene encoding tumor necrosis factor receptor superfamily member 1A-like isoform X2, whose product MFAGLMICMSLVIHIIEAYLASSEAVIQTSTGLHHVEVENHFLKRIKRQQKTTFGSQSSYRANNGLTCLVCPPGFNRKSDCTTNGTIATCEPCKNGYYNNQYNIATSCARCSAYCIDKNAVPENTCNTTADMTCRCKDGYFNHSKGSGEWICIHHSPCKPGTEVHTSGTPEHDTVCTLCENGTFSPNVSLTAKCLPCSTCDGDRKMHKACNEKTNVICTSHDKTPIIYIVAPVVLTLLVVTGIVIAVVCLHRKGKLKLYKTSGKKVDEDCETYDVTDFNKNTIHEKELFCPKVEIESELTNNTKPSVHHSSSGNSDHSGNKWSQLFTEVANKIRLKNSIWVAFMRILFSNVYPNVEEITNKIDEIRIDYQHDGVREQIYRCLVSWKKIAADDACLGDLLQALDANGMDMLSSQLKIKYASLDEEKHITDPENSICLREQD is encoded by the exons ATGTTTGCCGGATTGATGATATGTATGAGTTTAGTTATCCATATAATTGAAGCATACCTAGCGTCATCTGAGGCGGTTATTCAAACAAGTACAGGATTGCATCATGTGGAAGTAGAAAATCATTTTCTGAAGAGAATTAAACGACAACAGAAAACAACTTTTGGTTCACAATCTTCATACAGAGCTAATAATGGTCTGACATGTCTCGTCTGTCCTCCTGGTTTTAACAGAAAATCTGACTGCACAACAAATGGAACAATAGCAACGTGTGAACCATGTAAGAACGGATATTACAATAACCAGTACAATATAGCAACTAGCTGTGCTCGATGTAGTGCTTACTGTATTGACAAAAATGCTGTACCGGAAAACACGTGTAACACAACAGCTGATATGACATGTCGTTGTAAGGATggatatttcaatcattcaaagGGTAGTGGTGAATGGATATGTATTCATCATAGTCCGTGCAAACCAGGAACGGAAGTACATACTTCAG GAACACCTGAACACGATACAGTATGTACCCTGTGTGAGAACGGAACGTTTTCTCCTAACGTGTCATTAACAGCAAAATGTTTGCCATGCTCGACATGTGATGGTGATCGAAAAATGCATAAAGCCTGTAATGAAAAAACTAACGTCATATGTACTTCACACG ATAAGACGCCAATAATTTACATAGTTGCTCCTGTAGTTTTAACTTTATTAGTGGTAACTGGTATAGTTATAGCTGTGGTGTGTCTTCACAGAAAGGGGAAACTAAAACTTTACAAAACGTCTGG tAAGAAAGTGGATGAAGATTGTGAGACTTATGATGTGACAGACTTCAATAAAAACACGATTCATGAAAAGGAGTTGTTCTGTCCTAAAGTTGAAATCGAAAGCGAACTTACTAATAACACAAAACCATCAGTACACCATAGTTCTTCAG GCAACTCGGACCACAGTGGAAATAAATGGAGCCAGTTATTCACCGAAGTGGCAAATAAGATACGACTCAAGAATTCCATTTGGGTTGCTTTCATGAGAATACTGTTCA gTAACGTATATCCAAATGTAGAAGAAATAACTAATAAAATAGATGAAATTCGTATAGACTATCAACATGACGGTGTCAGAGAACAAATATACCGATGTTTAGTATCCTGGAAGAAAATAGCTGCTGACGATGCTTGCCTTGGGGATCTATTGCAAGCTTTAGATGCTAATGGCATGGACATGTTAAGCAGTCAATTGAAGATAAAATATGCGTCTCTTGATGAGGAAAAACATATAACCGATCCTGAAAATTCAATTTGTCTAAGAGAACAAGACTAA